In Nitratireductor mangrovi, the genomic window GCGGGAAACGTAGCCTTGCGTACGCCTCCCGCCAATCGCCTTGTCGTCAGCCTCTGGCCGCCGCCTCCAGTTCGGCCACGTCGAGCTTGACCATCTTCATCATCGCCGCGGTGACGCGGGTGGCGGCCTCGCGGTCCGGCCCGTTCATGTAGCGGTACAAGACCTCCGGCACGATCTGCCAGGCAAAGCCGTATTTGTCCTTGACCCAGCCGCACTGGACCTCGCGCCCGCCGTCGGCCGCGAGCTTGTTCCAGTATTCGTCGACCTCGGCCTGGTCGGCGCAGAGGATCTGGAAGGACACGCTGTCGTTGGGGATGCCTTCCGGGTGCTTGCCGCCGTTCAGGCAGACGAATTGCTGGCCCTCGATGGTGACTTCAGCCGTGATGACCTGGCCTTCCTGCATGTAGGGCTCGCCGCCGCCCGACGCCCGGGCGACCTCGCCCAGTTCCGTACGGCGAAATACCGACGCGTAGAAGCGCGCCGCTTCCTCGGCTTCGGTTTCGAACCAGAGCCAGGTGCTGATCTTGTTCTGCATGTCCTCCTCCTATTGCGCCTGGGCGCAGTTGATCATCCACGAGGTGCCGAAGCGGTCCGTCACCATGCCGAATTTCTTTGCCCAGAAGGTTGTCTCGAAGGGCATCGTGACCGTGCCGCCGTCGGCGAAGGCGTTGAAGATCGCCTCCGCGCGCGCCTCGTCCTCGATCTGGATCGAGATGGAAACGCCCTTCTGCTCGGCGGATCCGAATTCGGGCGGCGAGTCGGCGCCCATCAGTTCACCCGCTTCGGTTACGAGATGGGCGTTCAGGATCTTGTCCTGCCAGCCGGGCGAGACCTCGGCGCCGGCCGGCGTTTCGCCGTGGCTGAGCATGGCTTCGATGCGGCCGCCGAGCACCTTGGCATAGAACTCGAAGGCCTCGCGGCAGCGGCCGTCGAAAGAGAGATAGGGAATGAACTTCATGGTCTTTTCCTTTGCTTGGGGAGAGAGAGTTTCTAGCGATTGGCCAGTGCGGCGCCGAGCAGGGTCAGCGGCAGGGCGGTCAGCGCCAACGTGACGGGATACCAGCCGGGTCCGACGCCCCACATGGCGACGGCACCGGCGGTCGCACCGGCGGTGCCGATGAGGCCGAGCACCAGCGCGTGGCGCAGCGGTGCGGAGGGCGCCAGCCATGCGACGATGTAGCCACCCAGCACGGCGAACACGCTGCGGTAGGCGAAAGCCAGTGCGTAGTCGCCGGCAGCGATCATCGGTTCGCCGGCGGGCGGGAAAACGCCGGTCGCGTGAAACAGGGCGTCGGCACCGGTCGAGAGTACGACT contains:
- a CDS encoding VOC family protein, producing MKFIPYLSFDGRCREAFEFYAKVLGGRIEAMLSHGETPAGAEVSPGWQDKILNAHLVTEAGELMGADSPPEFGSAEQKGVSISIQIEDEARAEAIFNAFADGGTVTMPFETTFWAKKFGMVTDRFGTSWMINCAQAQ
- a CDS encoding VOC family protein produces the protein MQNKISTWLWFETEAEEAARFYASVFRRTELGEVARASGGGEPYMQEGQVITAEVTIEGQQFVCLNGGKHPEGIPNDSVSFQILCADQAEVDEYWNKLAADGGREVQCGWVKDKYGFAWQIVPEVLYRYMNGPDREAATRVTAAMMKMVKLDVAELEAAARG